One segment of Alnus glutinosa chromosome 2, dhAlnGlut1.1, whole genome shotgun sequence DNA contains the following:
- the LOC133860855 gene encoding H/ACA ribonucleoprotein complex non-core subunit NAF1 codes for MVGFISKPSIDDLDQAPRLKNSSNLLDSFDPKSTDFSFSDSFLDFDSIKDWFEDITIPDMDDIGKVEYGTTEKPVELVRDQIPHGSEPIGNGSKLDVDGFEPVVRGCDPKVGGSGCGVKVEEGECEKLSCCIEKEMGKVSLVGESVNSGIGNGNGNGVKSEIESGGEESGSSESESPSSSSSTAASSSGSSDDDKEEEEKKEVEVEVKMGADEAVEVEEGEIRDVDEQEMVGGTDDDDDDEEEEEEEEEENNEDDGEVMVGWSDVDDDEDEGGAAKGPIRSANELEVLPPVPPVDVTLQPHHHMLPVGVVLSVFGAQVIVEGVEKHNPLSEGSILWITESRCPLGLVDEIFGPVKNPYYKVRYNSESEVPTGIHAGSLISFVPEFAHHVLNDKGLYKKGYDASGANDEEMSDEAEFSDDEKEAEHRRMQKLTKRGLDGQKVGNKKNNRKSVKNRDGPWRNAQPSSRSQQIGAGQPSPTQNQHNFSPAAGFLDHGHCSSSSALGQGFVGGSGVVPPFPSTAQTVGFNTSNGVWTNGMPFQPPQNAFFPNGFPTNSMPWLSQNPHMHQMPMPNRIPFQQQFDPSQMALHTSLLPTEQSNPYIGHTYAPGLVGQNSFNQMTFGMGLQGQFTHPSMNVGEQRILSNGLQVEHNLNMEQSGFAPGNIEAPQQINRGASYSRGRKPYRRGGGRFAGGRG; via the exons aTGGTTGGGTTTATCTCTAAACCCTCCATTGATGACCTAGACCAAGCTCCAAGGCTCAAGAATTCAAGCAACTTACTTGACTCTTTCGACCCCAAATCCACAGATTTTTCATTCTCTGATTCTTTCCTAGATTTTGATTCTATAAAGGATTGGTTTGAGGATATAACAATTCCAGATATGGATGATATAGGAAAGGTTGAGTATGGGACTACTGAGAAGCCTGTTGAGCTTGTCCGAGATCAGATTCCACATGGGTCTGAGCCAATTGGTAATGGTTCGAAGCTAGATGTTGATGGGTTTGAGCCAGTTGTTCGCGGGTGTGACCCAAAAGTTGGTGGGTCTGGCTGTGGGGTGAAGGTGGAGGAGGGGGAGTGTGAAAAGTTGAGTTGTTGTATTGAGAAAGAGATGGGGAAGGTTAGTTTGGTTGGTGAGTCTGTGAATTCGGGAATTGGGAATGGGAATGGGAATGGCGTGAAGAGTGAGATAGAAAGTGGTGGGGAAGAGAGTGGAAGTTCAGAGTCTGAGAGTCCGAGTTCGTCTTCGTCCACAGCGGCTTCAAGTAgtggcagtagtgatgatgataaggaggaggaggagaaaaaGGAAGTAGAGGTGGAGGTGAAGATGGGTGCCGATGAGGCAGTTGAAGTTGAAGAAGGTGAGATAAGGGATGTTGATGAGCAGGAGATGGTTGGGGGgactgatgatgatgatgatgatgaggaggaggaggaggaggaggaggaggaaaacAATGAAGATGATGGAGAGGTAATGGTTGGTTGGAGcgatgttgatgatgatgaggatgaagGTGGTGCTGCAAAAGGACCCATTAGATCTGCGAATGAGCTTGAG GTCCTCCCTCCAGTTCCTCCAGTTGATGTGACCCTGCAACCACATCATCATATGCTACCTGTGGGAGTTGTCTTATCG GTTTTTGGTGCCCAAGTCATAGTAGAAGGAGTTGAGAAGCACAACCCCCTTAGTGAGGGCTCTATCCTCTGGATAACTGAAAGCAGATGCCCATTGGGGCTGGTGGATGAAATATTTGGACCTGTCAAAAACCCATACTATAAGGTAAGATATAATTCAGAAAGTGAAGTCCCAACTGGGATCCATGCAGGCTCTTTGATCTCCTTTGTTCCAGAATTTGCTCATCATGTGCTCAATGACAAGGGTCTCTACAAGAAAGGGTATGATGCATCTGGTGCAAATGATGAAGAGATGTCGGATGAGGCAGAGTTTTCAGATGATGAGAAAGAGGCTGAGCACAGGAGAATGCAAAAATTGACAAAGAGGGGCTTGGATGGCCAGAAAGTtggaaacaagaaaaacaacagaaaGAGTGTAAAAAATAGGGATGGGCCCTGGAGAAATGCTCAACCTTCATCACGGTCACAACAGATAGGTGCTGGTCAGCCATCACCCACCCAAAACCAGCATAATTTCTCACCTGCTGCAGGATTTCTTGATCATGGTCATTGTTCATCCTCATCTGCCCTAGGACAAGGTTTTGTTGGCGGTTCTGGCGTAGTTCCACCGTTTCCATCCACAGCACAGACGGTCGGTTTCAACACTTCGAATGGAGTTTGGACAAATGGGATGCCGTTTCAGCCACCACAGAATGCTTTCTTTCCTAATGGATTTCCAACTAATAGTATGCCTTGGCTCTCACAGAATCCTCATATGCATCAGATGCCAATGCCAAACAGAATACCATTTCAGCAGCAGTTTGATCCTAGTCAGATGGCACTTCATACTTCTCTCTTACCTACTGAACAGTCAAATCCATATATTGGACACACATATGCACCAGGGCTTGTGGGTCAAAATAGCTTCAATCAAATGACATTTGGGATGGGTTTACAGGGCCAATTTACTCACCCATCAATGAATGTGGGAGAACAAAGAATTTTGTCCAATGGGTTACAAGTTGAACATAACTTAAATATGGAACAATCAGGTTTTGCTCCAGGCAATATTGAAGCTCCCCAGCAAATTAATCGGGGTGCGTCTTATAGTCGTGGAAGGAAACCATATCGACGAGGGGGTGGTCGTTTTGCAGGTGGGAGAGGTTAG